The genomic stretch CGACGTGACTCGTCTCATGGACGTCCGTGAGTACGGGAACGCCCACTTCATCCCGGATTCTCTTCAGGATTCTCAGGCCTTCCTTGAGACCCGGGCCTCTGAAGGACTTGCCGCTGGTGCGGTTGGCCTTGTCGTAGGAGCACTTGAAGGCGTACGGCACGCCGAGCCGGCCGGTGATTTCCTTCAGCATCCAGGCATGGCGCAGGGCCATGTCCTCGGACTCGATGCTGTCGGGGCCGGCGATGACGAACAGCTTCTGTCCCTGGCCGACCTTGAAGCCACACAGCTCGATGGGGTTGGGGGTGCTCATGCGGTCACCTGCCCGGCCGCCGCGTTCGCGTCTCGCTGGGCGAGCGCCGCGCGGATGAAGCCGGAGAAGAGGGGGTGGGGTGCGAAGGGCTTGCTCTTGAATTCAGGGTGGAACTGGCAGCCGATGAAGTAGGGGTGGTCGGCCAGCTCAATCATCTCCACCAGGTTGAGCTCGGGGTTGGTGCCGGAGATGACCAGCCCCGCCTCCTGCAGCTTGCTACGGTACGCGTTGTTCACTTCGTAGCGGTGGCGGTGGCGCTCCTGGATGGTGTCCTGCCCGTAGAGCTGGTGGGCGAGCGAGCCGGGCTTCAGCGCACAGGCATAGCTGCCCAGGCGCATGGTGCCGCCCTTGTCCTGCACCTTCACCTGGCTCTCCATGAGCGTCACCACCGGGTGCGGTGTGTGCTCGTTGAACTCCAGGCTGTTGGCGGCGGACAGGCCCAGCACGCCGCGGCTGAACTCCACCACGGCCATCTGCAGGCCCAGGCAGATGCCGAAGAAAGGCACCTTCTTCTCACGCGCGTAGCGGACGGCGGCAATCTTGCCCTCGGTGCCGCGCACGCCGAAGCCGCCGGGCACCAGGATGGCGTCCACGCCGGCCAGCAGCTTCTCCGCGCCCTGCTCCTCGACGTCCTGGCTGTCGACGAAGTGCAGGTTCACCTTCACGTCGTTGGCGATGCCGCCGTGCAGCAGCGCCTCGTTGAGGCTCTTGTAGCTCTCCGTGAGGTTGACGTACTTGCCGACAATCGCGATGCGGACCTGGCCGCGCGCGGGCTCGTACACCTTGCGGATGATGTTCTCCCAGCGCTCCAGGTGCGGCGCCCGGCTCCAGATGTTGAGGACCTCCGCGAGCCGCTCGTCCAGACCCTGGCGGTGCAGCTCCAGCGGCAGCTCGTAGATGCTGCGCACGTCCGGCGACGTGAAGACGCTGCGCGTGTCCACGTTGCAGAACATTGCAATCTTGTCCTTCAGCTCGCGGGACACCTCGCGGTCGGTGCGGCACACGAGGAAGTCGGGCTGGATGCCAATCTCCCGCAGCTTCATCACCGAGTGCTGCGTGGGCTTGGTCTTCACCTCGCCGGCCGCGCCGATGTACGGCAAGAGCGTGAGGTGGACGTAGACGACGTTCTCACTGCCCACGTCGTAGCGCATCTGCCGGATGGCCTCGAGGAAGGGCAGCGACTCGATGTCGCCCACGGTGCCACCCACCTCGACGATGACGACATCCGCGTCCTGCGCCGCCTGGCGGATGCTGGACTTGATTTCGTCGGTGATGTGCGGAATCACCTGGACCGTCTTGCCCAGGTACTCGCCCCGCCGCTCCTTCATGATGACGGCGTGGTAGATGCGGCCGGACGTGAAGTTGTTGAGTCGGCTCATCCGCGCGTTGGTGAACCGCTCGTAGTGGCCGAGGTCCATGTCCGTCTCACCGCCGTCCTCGGTGACGAACACCTCGCCGTGCTGGAACGGGCTCATCGTGCCCGGGTCCACGTTGATGTAGGGGTCCAGCTTGATGAGGGTGACGGCCAGCCCACGGTTCTCCAGCAGGGCGCCAATCGACGCAGAGGCGAGGCCCTTGCCGAGGGAGCTGACCACTCCGCCCGTCACGAAGATGAACTTGGTTTTCTTGGAGCGCATGTCCCGTTCTGCCTACTGAGGCAGGGATGCGTCAATTATTCTGTTTCCGGTGGACGGCCGCCCGCTGGGGGCCGAGGGGCGGCGTCAGTTGCCGTCCCAACCACCCGGCCGGGCGACCGCGAACTCCTGGGCGTTCGGCTGCCCCACGCGGAACTTGCGCAAATCGCAGTTCCGGCAGCTCCAGCCCTCCCAGCCCCGCTTCACCACCAGGTGCAGGCAGGCGTCGTAGTTGGGGCAGAAGAGGTTGCGCTGCGAGTCCACGGACTCCTCGTCCCGAAGGGCGGTGGGCAGCGGGCTGGGGCATGGAGTGATGGACACGGCGGAAACTCCCGGATGAAACGTGTTGGGTCGGCCTCTCCCCCCGGCGCGCTCCGAACAGGAGGGGTGGTCTGGCATTCCCGAGCAGTCGTAAAAAGGCCCGTCTCCCTTGCGGGAAACGGGCCCGGAACTGCCAGCGTCTGCCACCGCCTCGGCGCCTTTTCAGGCCAGCGAAGCGGAGGTGGACGCCTTGGAGTTGCTGTCGTTCAAGGCATCACCTCCTTTCGGAGCCCCAGACTTAATCGGGAGCCAGGAGGCGCGCCACTGTCGCAAGGTGCGTGGCGCGGCCGTGTGGGCTCCAGGCGTTCAAGCTGCGACAAACTGCCGCTCCACCAGTCGCCGGTA from Myxococcus xanthus encodes the following:
- a CDS encoding CTP synthase, with product MRSKKTKFIFVTGGVVSSLGKGLASASIGALLENRGLAVTLIKLDPYINVDPGTMSPFQHGEVFVTEDGGETDMDLGHYERFTNARMSRLNNFTSGRIYHAVIMKERRGEYLGKTVQVIPHITDEIKSSIRQAAQDADVVIVEVGGTVGDIESLPFLEAIRQMRYDVGSENVVYVHLTLLPYIGAAGEVKTKPTQHSVMKLREIGIQPDFLVCRTDREVSRELKDKIAMFCNVDTRSVFTSPDVRSIYELPLELHRQGLDERLAEVLNIWSRAPHLERWENIIRKVYEPARGQVRIAIVGKYVNLTESYKSLNEALLHGGIANDVKVNLHFVDSQDVEEQGAEKLLAGVDAILVPGGFGVRGTEGKIAAVRYAREKKVPFFGICLGLQMAVVEFSRGVLGLSAANSLEFNEHTPHPVVTLMESQVKVQDKGGTMRLGSYACALKPGSLAHQLYGQDTIQERHRHRYEVNNAYRSKLQEAGLVISGTNPELNLVEMIELADHPYFIGCQFHPEFKSKPFAPHPLFSGFIRAALAQRDANAAAGQVTA